The proteins below come from a single Cannabis sativa cultivar Pink pepper isolate KNU-18-1 chromosome 3, ASM2916894v1, whole genome shotgun sequence genomic window:
- the LOC133035919 gene encoding uncharacterized protein LOC133035919, which produces MIQSMHTEIFLKLQGQEAWEALEELSVNSQQWNYSEPRSRANNSPKRGGKYEIKEETDLRTSFEKLARKVEALVISQNMNSHVQPKKDVFASTCHNDQSCPSFLETFSEEANALHSYGKPNDSPFSNTYNPNWRNHPNFSWRQNQPQMNQGNQFNMPNPNHTQPSQPYPPQRKPSLEDTLQQFMQSTQQIMQNQSQSIAKLETQLGQLANAVTEREKGRFPSQPVPNPKGQYEVGVPSHKEEAKSISTLRSGKQIAKPDYTPQVEKDQSQPQSSNTNDLSKDNDQILPSIPKAPFPQRLLPIKKGNQYSDILEVFKQVSINIPFLDAIKQIPAYSKFLKDLCTVKRNTNVPKKAFLTEQVSSIIQYKSLVKYKDPGCPTISCIIGDHFINKALLDLGASVNLLPYSVYKQLGLGELKPTSITLQLADRSVKIPRGIIEDVLIKVDKFYFPVDFIVLDTQPVENAHAQIPIILGRPFLATSNAIINCRNGVLKLSFGNMTVELNVFNVAKSVECEEIHEVNMINTENMFEMDMNESFETYAKMFGMCLNVDDFIHDVNSLLESTPLMDTEKWKAKIEPCIPLEHVESTPEPPKLDLKPLPDTLKYAFLGESNTYPVIIASDLDEKQEAKLLDILRKHKKAIGWTMGDIKGISPAVCMHRIHLEENAKPSRESQRRLNPNMKEVVRDDVIKMLDVGIIYPISTGPWVSLFKLFQKVRDHRC; this is translated from the coding sequence ATGATTCAATCTATGCATAccgaaatttttttgaaattacaaGGGCAAGAGGCTTGGGAAGCTCTTGAAGAATTATCTGTTAATTCACAACAATGGAATTATTCTGAGCCTAGGTCTAGAGCAAATAATTCACCTAAAAGAGGAGGAAAATATGAAATAAAAGAAGAAACTGATTTGAGAAcatcttttgaaaaattagcaAGAAAAGTAGAAGCCTTAGTCATAAGTCAAAATATGAATTCTCATGTTCAACCAAAAAAAGATGTTTTTGCTAGTACTTGTCATAATGATCAATCATGTCCTTCTTTTCTTGAAACATTTTCCGAAGAGGCTAATGCATTACATTCATATGGTAAACCAAATGATAGCCCATTTTCAAACACATACAATCCTAATTGGAGAAACCATCCCAATTTTTCATGGAGACAAAACCAACCACAAATGAACCAAGGAAACCAATTCAACATGCCAAATCCGAATCATACCCAACCAAGTCAACCTTACCCTCCACAAAGAAAGCCTTCCTTAGAAGACACTTTACAACAATTCATGCAATCCACCCAACAAATCATGCAAAATCAATCTCAATCCATTGCCAAACTTGAGACACAATTGGGTCAACTTGCCAATGCCGTAACTGAGAGAGAAAAAGGAAGATTTCCTAGCCAACCCGTCCCAAATCCTAAAGGCCAATATGAAGTAGGAGTTCCTAGTCATAAAGAAGAAGCCAAGTCTATTTCAACTCTTAGGTCCGGAAAACAAATTGCCAAACCCGATTACACACCTCAAGTTGAAAAAGACCAAAGCCAACCTCAAAGTTCCAACACAAATGACTTGTCAAAAGATAATGATCAAATTCTTCCTTCCATTCCAAAAGCTCCTTTTCCACAAAGATTACTCCCAATCAAGAAAGGCAACCAATATAGTGACATCTTAGAAGTGTTCAAACAAGTAAGTATCAACATCCCATTCTTAGATGCCATTAAACAAATTCCTGCCTACTCCAAATTCTTGAAAGACCTTTGCACTGTTAAAAGAAACACTAATGTTCCAAAAAAGGCATTTTTAACTGAACAAGTTAGCTCCATAATTCAATATAAAAGCCTTGTGAAATATAAAGATCCTGGTTGTCCAACAATTTCATGCATCATTGGTGATCATTTTATTAACAAAGCTTTACTTGATTTAGGAGCTAGTGTGAATTTATTGCCTTATTCTGTTTATAAGCAACTTGGTCTAGGAGAATTAAAACCAACTTCTATAACACTTCAATTAGCTGATCGTTCAGTGAAAATTCCTAGAGGTATTATAGAAGATGTTTTAATTAAAGTGGATAAGTTCTATTTTCCTGTTGATTTCATTGTTCTTGACACTCAACCTGTTGAAAATGCTCATGCTCAAATACCCATCATTTTAGGTAGACCATTTTTAGCTACATCTAATGCAATTATCAACTGTCGTAATGGTGTATTGAAATTATCTTTTGGAAACATGACTGTTGAATTGAATGtttttaatgttgctaaatctgTTGAGTGTGAGGAAATACATGAAGTAAACATGATTAACACGGAAAATATGTTTGAAATGGACATGAATGAATCTTTTGAAACCTATGCAAAAATGTTTGGAATGTGCTTAAATGTTGATGATTTTATTCATGATGTCAATTCTTTGCTTGAGTCTACCCCACTAATGGATACTGAAAAATGGAAAGCCAAAATTGAACCATGTATTCCATTAGAGCATGTTGAGTCAACTCCTGAACCACCAAAGTTAGATCTTAAACCTTTGCCCGACACTTTGAAATATGCATTTCTAGGAGAGTCTAACACTTATCCCGTTATCATTGCATCTGATTTAGATGAAAAACAAGAAGCAAAATTGTTAGATATCCTTAGAAAACATAAAAAGGCCATAGGTTGGACCATGGGAGACATTAAGGGAATTAGCCCAGCCGTGTGCATGCATAGAATTCATTTAGAAGAAAATGCTAAGCCCTCCCGAGAAAGTCAAAGAAGATTAAATCCAAACATGAAAGAGGTAGTAAGAGATGATGTAATTAAGATGTTAGATGTAGGGATCATTTACCCTATTTCGACAGGTCCATGGGTTAGTCTGTTCAAGTTGTTCCAAAAAGTACGGGATCACCGttgttaa